One region of Lactobacillus johnsonii genomic DNA includes:
- a CDS encoding mucin-binding protein — translation MEHIRISIYQLLLTLPNSQSYTQTLPIKINPYEDKVVKDEILHGFIMGPKVIWTPGQDGNPGTNGVYTENGANYTGPEPSAAADIPADQQRDARLMQYGIDWNYGSVTNGNSPLDPLYNVLVHIKFSNHQKILPSTIKVFKIPNDIKIIDADGQRTNINDYYNEIVSHQPSLEDTNFENFLKNSIYDNNHQIIIDQTGPFTVNGQDYSEKGPYFIQLDTQLDTNYIPDWINNPNDGPSITTPIKNEWNLNGSGTTNSFVQTYTNFKFDPKVDLMVNIYFIDENTDQEIAHTSREIITPPNSSITNPTPNIIKTLESQGYRVDESATKGQHSVKPLLNFDPTKQNFINYDNDNIDVSNDSLKYYVYLYHGISAKPEIQTSSVTEKINYVYANGTKNGQQAAAPYSQTVTYTRQGSRDLVTNEIAWNPWKANSSFDEVISPKTDDSAYTLVAPTSIPAINLNITSKGTITTQDNVPLDYTVNYYAPEKATLRFYDDTDKEYLDNYLSQNNQPTLLSDNYTNPSDGSSKQTISFIGADKIVNFLNSKYYKFAGVSGIGSINNTDYSKISYGDFDDDETKDQAFVLHFTHEFKPITEDKTISEQAILYAENGPKRGQTFDTLNLGDINFTRTGRKDLVTNQTTWNNWTVENNSKVLSLPAVISNVYKINPQSITPVAPNSKKFELVITKSLL, via the coding sequence ATGGAGCATATCCGGATTTCAATTTACCAATTACTGTTAACTTTACCTAATAGCCAATCTTATACACAAACTCTTCCAATTAAAATTAATCCTTATGAAGATAAAGTTGTAAAGGATGAAATTTTACACGGATTTATCATGGGGCCTAAAGTTATTTGGACACCAGGTCAAGATGGTAATCCTGGTACTAACGGCGTATATACTGAAAATGGTGCAAATTATACCGGTCCTGAGCCTAGCGCAGCAGCCGACATTCCAGCTGACCAACAAAGAGATGCTCGCTTAATGCAGTATGGAATTGACTGGAACTATGGTTCAGTTACTAATGGTAATTCTCCATTAGATCCTTTATACAACGTTTTAGTCCATATTAAATTTAGCAACCATCAAAAAATTCTTCCATCAACTATTAAGGTGTTTAAAATTCCCAATGATATAAAAATAATCGATGCAGATGGTCAAAGAACAAATATTAACGATTACTATAATGAGATTGTTAGTCATCAACCAAGTTTAGAAGATACTAATTTTGAAAATTTCCTAAAAAATTCAATTTATGATAATAATCACCAAATTATTATTGATCAAACGGGGCCCTTTACTGTTAACGGCCAAGATTATTCTGAGAAAGGCCCATATTTCATTCAGCTAGATACACAACTTGATACTAACTATATTCCAGACTGGATTAATAATCCTAACGATGGTCCATCTATCACTACCCCAATAAAAAACGAATGGAATTTAAATGGTTCTGGAACTACTAACTCTTTTGTTCAAACTTATACTAATTTCAAGTTTGATCCAAAAGTAGACTTAATGGTTAATATTTACTTTATTGATGAAAATACTGATCAGGAAATTGCCCACACTAGTCGAGAGATTATTACTCCTCCTAATAGTTCAATAACTAATCCGACTCCAAATATAATTAAGACCCTTGAAAGTCAGGGTTATAGAGTAGATGAAAGTGCGACTAAAGGTCAACATAGTGTTAAACCTTTACTCAACTTTGATCCAACTAAACAAAACTTTATTAACTACGATAATGACAATATAGATGTTTCAAATGATTCATTAAAATATTATGTTTACCTTTATCATGGTATCAGTGCTAAACCAGAAATACAGACATCTTCAGTAACTGAAAAGATTAATTATGTTTACGCTAACGGAACCAAAAACGGTCAACAAGCAGCTGCTCCCTATAGTCAAACTGTTACCTACACTCGTCAGGGAAGTAGAGATCTAGTGACTAATGAAATCGCTTGGAATCCCTGGAAAGCTAATTCTTCGTTTGATGAAGTAATTTCTCCAAAAACTGATGATTCAGCCTATACCTTAGTTGCACCTACAAGTATTCCAGCAATTAACTTAAATATTACTTCTAAGGGAACAATTACTACTCAAGACAATGTTCCTTTAGATTACACCGTAAATTATTATGCTCCAGAAAAAGCTACTCTTCGTTTCTACGACGATACTGATAAAGAATATTTAGATAATTATTTAAGTCAAAATAATCAACCTACTTTATTAAGTGATAATTATACCAATCCAAGTGATGGATCTTCTAAACAAACCATTTCATTTATAGGTGCTGATAAGATTGTTAACTTTTTAAACAGTAAGTATTACAAATTTGCTGGTGTTAGTGGTATTGGTTCAATCAATAATACCGACTATTCCAAGATTTCTTATGGTGATTTTGATGACGATGAAACTAAAGATCAAGCTTTTGTTCTTCATTTCACTCATGAATTCAAACCGATTACTGAGGATAAAACCATTTCAGAACAAGCTATTCTTTATGCAGAAAATGGTCCTAAACGAGGTCAAACTTTTGATACTTTGAATCTAGGTGATATTAACTTCACTAGAACAGGACGAAAAGACTTAGTTACTAACCAAACTACTTGGAATAACTGGACTGTGGAAAATAATAGTAAAGTACTCTCACTTCCTGCTGTAATTTCGAATGTCTACAAAATTAATCCACAAAGTATTACACCAGTAGCTCCTAATTCTAAGAAATTTGAATTAGTAATAACCAAGTCTCTCCTTTGA
- a CDS encoding mucin-binding protein, which yields MNFDATNDQSLIASLENNSTYSVKVPYALSENITVTYIDDTTGKVLETKKLSGEPNTSANYSTKDTIDKYLSQHYALVSDSTNQQNLIFDNDEEPNDQNYEVHLTHRFKDLRNSQVVTETIIYMYDNGQEAAPNYTSSTSFSQTGKLDLVTNVKSLEKWTPDSNVFKLVESPIIAGYTADHKQIDQQVVSHGSSDLLFKVIYTAEPTKPVQPTKPVQPTKPVEPTKPVQPTKPIQSASKGKIPHQNNVVVSIKEDKQTILPQTGTKKNRASLLGLAFSAASLLLSLIGNDLKRKKKN from the coding sequence TTGAATTTTGATGCAACTAATGATCAAAGCTTAATTGCTAGTCTTGAAAACAATAGTACTTATTCAGTCAAAGTTCCTTATGCACTCAGTGAAAATATCACTGTAACTTATATAGATGACACTACAGGTAAAGTCTTAGAAACTAAGAAATTATCCGGTGAACCAAATACTAGCGCTAACTATTCTACTAAAGACACAATTGATAAATATTTGTCTCAACATTATGCTCTAGTCTCTGATTCAACGAACCAACAAAATCTGATCTTTGACAATGACGAAGAGCCTAATGATCAAAATTACGAAGTTCATCTTACTCATAGATTTAAAGATTTACGTAATTCTCAGGTTGTTACTGAAACTATTATCTATATGTATGACAATGGCCAAGAAGCTGCTCCAAACTACACTTCTTCAACCAGCTTCTCACAAACTGGTAAACTTGACTTAGTAACTAATGTTAAAAGTCTGGAAAAATGGACACCCGATTCTAATGTTTTCAAATTAGTTGAATCTCCGATTATTGCTGGTTATACTGCTGATCACAAACAAATTGATCAACAAGTTGTTTCTCATGGTAGTTCTGACTTATTATTTAAAGTAATTTATACTGCCGAACCTACTAAGCCTGTTCAGCCTACTAAGCCCGTTCAACCTACTAAACCAGTTGAGCCTACCAAACCTGTTCAACCTACTAAACCCATTCAATCTGCTTCAAAAGGTAAAATACCTCATCAGAATAATGTAGTTGTCTCAATAAAAGAAGATAAGCAAACCATCTTACCTCAGACCGGAACTAAAAAGAATAGAGCTAGTCTCTTAGGATTGGCTTTCAGTGCCGCATCCCTATTGCTAAGCTTAATCGGTAATGATCTCAAACGGAAAAAGAAAAATTAA